One genomic segment of Arachis duranensis cultivar V14167 chromosome 4, aradu.V14167.gnm2.J7QH, whole genome shotgun sequence includes these proteins:
- the LOC107486784 gene encoding transcription factor MTB3 translates to MKTRVCWNLCWVQKLLHLVSNNFVSIVVASALTLAVTDAGVWRWLCQVLEGSKWNYAIFWLVAGLKYGGSALIWGDGQCCDPKGGEAGEGGSEGNWSGVSKGDEEELRKKVLEKLDAYFACYVSKEANYARLDRVSELHMFYLASKYYIFGFDSPCGPGGSFKFESRSLLGRSVGLQTVVFVPLKVGVVEFGSVETMPEDQGVLDLVKIAFYASKLASWISTRFP, encoded by the exons ATGAAGACAAGGGTATGTTGGAATCTGTGTTGGGTGCAGAAGCTGTTGCACCTTGTTTCCAATAATTTCGTCTCCATCGTGGTTGCTTCTGCTTTGACTTTGGCCGTAACTGATGCTGGCGTCTGGCGGTGGCTGTGCCAGGTTCTAGAGGGTTCCAAGTGGAATTACGCTATTTTTTGGTTGGTTGCTGGGCTGAAATATGGTGGCTCCGCCTTGATTTGGGGCGACGGCCAATGCTGCGATCCCAAAGGGGGCGAAGCTGGCGAGGGAGGATCTGAAGGGAATTGGAGTGGAGTTAGTAAGGGTGATGAAGAGGAGTTGCGAAAGAAGGTGCTGGAGAAGCTTGATGCATACTTTGCTTGCTATGTGTCGAAAGAGGCAAATTATGCAAGATTAGATAGGGTTTCGGAGTTGCATATGTTTTATTTGGCCTCAAAGTATTATATATTTGGTTTCGATTCGCCTTGTGGCCCTGGTGGCTCTTTCAAGTTTG AATCAAGATCATTACTTGGGAGATCAGTTGGTCTTCAAACGGTTGTTTTTGTGCCTCTTAAAGTCGGAGTTGTTGAGTTTGGTTCCGTAGAAACAATGCCAGAAGATCAGGGTGTTTTGGATTTGGTCAAGATAGCATTTTATGCGAGTAAGTTGGCCTCTTGGATCTCCACCCGGTTTCCGTAG
- the LOC107486887 gene encoding 60S ribosomal protein L2, mitochondrial, with translation MSSVKRALRQFTFGTGKTAGRNSSGRITSFHRGGGAKRLQRTIDLKRNAAPSSGGVVERIEYDPNRSSSIALVRWTEGVRRRAMPEKALTQPSRKSLQIDNSIEGNNNIRGVFAFNLMLPPQHAGSASRNAFLSAFSPKGKSASASASASGSESLPLGLPRIAVVASRASFFAPRARGEEKLQVRNWKKNNDVWTHRNKRKAAISWHGIVR, from the coding sequence ATGTCGTCGGTGAAGAGAGCGCTTCGTCAGTTCACCTTCGGAACCGGCAAGACCGCCGGCCGCAACTCCTCCGGTCGCATAACCTCCTTCCACCGCGGTGGCGGCGCCAAGCGCCTCCAGCGAACCATTGATCTCAAGCGCAACGCCGCACCTTCCTCTGGGGGCGTTGTTGAGCGGATCGAGTACGATCCCAATCGCTCCTCCAGCATCGCCCTCGTCCGATGGACCGAAGGAGTCCGCCGCCGTGCCATGCCGGAGAAAGCCCTTACTCAGCCGTCGCGCAAATCGCTCCAGATCGATAACTCCATCGAAGGCAACAACAACATCCGTGGTGTGTTCGCGTTCAATCTGATGCTGCCTCCGCAGCACGCTGGTTCAGCATCGAGGAACGCGTTCTTGTCGGCGTTCTCGCCAAAGGGAAAATcagcttctgcttctgcttctgcatCTGGATCCGAATCGCTTCCCCTCGGGTTGCCGAGGATTGCGGTGGTTGCGTCGAGAGCATCGTTCTTCGCGCCGCGAGCGAGAGGAGAGGAGAAGCTGCAGGTTCGGAACTGGAAGAAGAACAACGACGTGTGGACGCATAGGAACAAGCGCAAAGCTGCAATTTCTTGGCACGGCATCGTGCGATAG